The following is a genomic window from Colletotrichum lupini chromosome 5, complete sequence.
AAATGATACCATCTGCAACATCTGGGCGTTTGGGGAATTCGTGATAGGGTGGGATACCCTGCATTAAGGCATTGCAATCCTACATGTTTGATGGGGGGATTAGGAGAGACAACATGATATTAGCCATCAGCTTTCAGCGACAATGACGATAGGCACTGGAAGCTATAGTTACGTAGCTTTCAAAGCATGTGTACGAATACATACAGCACTTTAATACCCACAAGCCTGCCATATTATAGCTGTGAGACGACTTTATTCATGCAGAAAGTGTACTTTCAACATGGCTCAAGGTTGAGTACTTTTGCTCAAAGTGAGCTCGGCCATGGGTACACATTTTCCAATCATCTCAAGTTTGACGATGTTCAAGCTTTGTCAGGCAGAAATTCAACAGAGGGTGGTTCGCCTCTTACTGCGTAGGTTGACAAGGGGTCTATTTAAGGTACAACCCAAGGTCGGCAATATCGGCAAGGTGAGAGGACTAAAGTACCTCAAGTCTCGAGGTAAGACGACTGGCAGCAAGGGAGTGACAGCGGTGGTGATTGGGTCAAACGCCCAATGACATCAACCCTACCTTTCCTTCCACCTGCCAGAGCTGAATTCAACCTGACACATGCGCTGTATCTGTATCGAATCGGCCCAACTCAACGCGGCCTCTTACCCGTACTTATTGCGGGAATAAACTTGGCTTGACAACAGTGAACTATTATCTTACCTTATCTTACTTTGCTTTTGTGCTTCCTGGTGAGCGTTTGCAATAAGCACAGTCCTTTCCTTACCCTTGCTTTGAGAGACGGCTGGGGCTTTTGAGCCTGCGCCTTCGGTCTCGCCTCCGTAGGCCTACTGGTACTCCCCAACTCAACTGTCACTCAGCTCTGACGGCGAGGCTTGGAAGAGGGCTCAGCCACACGCGTCTACGTCGCCTCCTTGTGAACATCACGCTGTGTTCTATCCATACGGACAACATCGAATTAATCATCGTCTATTACCAGGAAAGCCGAGACAGCGAGTCGCCTGAGCTTTTCGGCCTTTCCCGCATCCCGCATCCCGCGGCGACGCAGACCATACCGACGGCGCCGACTGCGCCGACTGTAGCTTCTGCTTCTTTCCACGACTTCCGATGAAAGCTCCCTCTCGATTTCTGGCAGGTTTCTGATGAACTGAAGCGAACCTTCCTCACTCCTCTTCCGCCGTCGTTCTTGGCTACCTCACCATACTATTCCATACACCTCACTTCTAACGCAAAGCATTACGCGCAGCCAAGAGAAAAAAGACCAAGACCGGGAAAAAAATAGATACCACCCCACCTAGGTTGCTTGGACTAGATTGCCCCTCATTCCAATTCGGAGCTCGCACGGTGCAATACGTTCACTTAATTGAGGTCGAGGAGCTGTTTTGCGACGTCTGGTGCGCCTGTTTGTCTGTGCCTCATCCCACCTCCGACCGGCAAAACCACCATTGCAGAGAACCAAAGTCGTGGCAGCACATTACACGAAGCGCACTGGGTACCTGAACCACATACCATCAACCGACGACACCTcccacaccaccaccaccagagGATATCCTCTTAAGCAAGGAAGGCGCGGACTGAGCAAATACCAGAAACCCACAACCATGTCGATCAGAATAGCACTCGACAATGCGCCAGAGTTCTACACCAACCTAGACAATGTCAAAGGCCGCGTCGTGCTCCACCTGAGCCGGCCGGAGCAGATTGGCGGCATCGTCGTCAAGCTTGAGGGTGAGTCCAAGACCGCCCTCGGCCTGCCGCAGGACAACTACCACGAGCGTAACACCCGGCCCGGAGGCGGGCCCGGGAGCATCGCAAGTGAGAACCACAAAATCCTCTACCGGGTCGCACAGGTTTTCCCGACGTACGAGGAGGacctcggcggcggcggctcgAGTTTCTCCCAGAGCTACGTCATCCAGGGAGGTCAGCACGAGTTCCCCTTCAACTTCAAGCTGCCCATCAACAATGCCTGCAGCGATCCCGTCTCCATGTCCAAGATTGGTGGCCTCGGCGGCATGGGAGGCTTCGGCGCCGGCATCGGACCCTTTGGACTCGGCGGTGCCCGGGTCATGGACGGGAGCAAGCAGCTCTTCCTGCAGCACGTCACCAAAACCTTGCCGCCGTCCTTCACCGGGTTCCCCCGGCAAGCCGAGGTGCGGTACTACCTCAAGGTCACCATCCAGCGCCCTGGCTTCTTGAAGGAGAACTGGCGGTACCAGATCGGCTTCAAGTTTATGCCCATCGAGCCACCCCGGCCTCCAAAGACCTCGCAGGAAGCCTTTGCCCGTCGACCTTTCACCTTTAAGCCGCGGCCCCGGAGCTTACAGACGAAGAAGTCAACCATGTTCGGCTCCAGCAGGGACGACGGCACCGGGGACGCCAATGCCGTGCCGCCGTCCATCGAGCTCTCTGCGCGCCTGCCACACCCCCCGATCCTGACGTGCAATCAACCTTTACCGCTACGGCTCATCGCAAAGAAGCTCGTTCCGTCACATGAGCAGGTATACCTCACCTCCATCCAGATCGAACTCGTAGGCAATACCCGCGTACGATGCCACGACCTCTTCAACACGGAAGTCAGCAAATGGGTCGTCGTCACGCAGTCCGGTCTCAGCATCCCGCTCCTCACGGACCCGACCTCGGAAGACCTGAATCTCGAGAGCGTCATCCCGGACGACCTGTGGCGCTCCATCCCGCTACCCAACACCGTTGCGCCCTCCTTTATGGCGTGTAACCTCCAGCGCTTCTACGAGCTCGACATCCAGTTGGGTCTCTGC
Proteins encoded in this region:
- a CDS encoding arrestin, which translates into the protein MSIRIALDNAPEFYTNLDNVKGRVVLHLSRPEQIGGIVVKLEGESKTALGLPQDNYHERNTRPGGGPGSIASENHKILYRVAQVFPTYEEDLGGGGSSFSQSYVIQGGQHEFPFNFKLPINNACSDPVSMSKIGGLGGMGGFGAGIGPFGLGGARVMDGSKQLFLQHVTKTLPPSFTGFPRQAEVRYYLKVTIQRPGFLKENWRYQIGFKFMPIEPPRPPKTSQEAFARRPFTFKPRPRSLQTKKSTMFGSSRDDGTGDANAVPPSIELSARLPHPPILTCNQPLPLRLIAKKLVPSHEQVYLTSIQIELVGNTRVRCHDLFNTEVSKWVVVTQSGLSIPLLTDPTSEDLNLESVIPDDLWRSIPLPNTVAPSFMACNLQRFYELDIQLGLCWGKPPTRGGFLNSTKENPAAQTIYLPLHFSKIQIYSGIAPPPQLLEALAAQANRPGAATMSMPPRLPPRTAQSAPVTATQGRPHGQQQQRPPQQHPAMAAPQYDPLYPPQMGTPGAANFDEAPPSYDEAMAAEAPAPGPESRPAYSGVTNENAPSQIPEKGN